One window from the genome of Pandoraea fibrosis encodes:
- a CDS encoding SAM-dependent methyltransferase, with the protein MIPLRLFSPHAVVPIWAHLFLTLVRRIRSGHLTLVCPDGTVHVFGDSHSPPHATLQVRDWRACRRILHAGDIGFAEAYRAGWVDSPDIVALLRLAIRNLPSVSTAATGSRIARIWYHLRHRLRANSRAGSRRNIHAHYDLGNAFYRLWLDTTWTYSSAWFDGDDQRSLADAQHAKYQRIIDTLGLRPGERVLEIGCGWGGFALHAARQGIAVHGITLSPAQYAIATSRIDAEGLGHLAQISLTDYRDVQGQFAAIVSIEMFEAVGEAYWPAYFAVLKSRLLPGGRALIQSITIDDDAFDAYRISSDFIREFIFPGGMLPSAERFATASRNGGLHVSQTLSFGLDYARTLRLWHAAFESQIDAVRAQGFDDTFIRTWRLYLQYCEAAFEERRIDVRHFVVTLPV; encoded by the coding sequence ATGATTCCGCTACGACTTTTCTCACCGCATGCCGTTGTGCCGATCTGGGCGCATTTGTTTCTCACCCTGGTGCGCCGGATTCGGAGCGGCCACCTAACGCTCGTCTGTCCCGATGGCACCGTGCATGTGTTCGGTGATTCGCACAGCCCGCCGCACGCCACGCTTCAGGTGCGAGATTGGCGTGCCTGCCGTCGCATCCTGCATGCCGGCGATATCGGCTTCGCAGAGGCCTACCGGGCCGGATGGGTCGACTCGCCGGACATCGTGGCGCTGCTCAGGCTGGCCATACGGAATCTGCCGTCGGTCTCTACGGCCGCGACGGGTTCGCGAATCGCGCGTATCTGGTATCACCTCCGGCATCGGCTTCGCGCTAACTCGCGCGCGGGGAGTCGGCGCAATATTCATGCGCATTACGATCTGGGCAACGCGTTCTACCGCCTGTGGCTCGATACGACATGGACGTATTCCAGCGCGTGGTTCGACGGCGACGACCAGCGCTCGCTCGCCGACGCACAGCATGCCAAGTATCAACGAATCATCGACACTCTCGGGCTTCGCCCCGGCGAGCGCGTGCTGGAAATCGGCTGCGGCTGGGGCGGCTTCGCATTGCATGCAGCCCGGCAAGGCATCGCGGTGCATGGCATCACCCTATCGCCGGCCCAGTACGCCATCGCCACCTCGCGCATCGACGCCGAAGGATTGGGTCACCTCGCACAGATTTCGCTGACCGACTATCGTGACGTGCAGGGGCAATTCGCCGCCATTGTCTCCATCGAGATGTTCGAAGCCGTGGGTGAGGCCTACTGGCCGGCCTACTTCGCCGTGCTCAAGTCCCGCCTGCTCCCCGGCGGCCGGGCACTCATCCAATCGATCACCATCGACGACGACGCCTTCGACGCGTACCGCATATCGAGCGACTTCATCCGCGAGTTCATCTTCCCCGGCGGCATGCTGCCCAGCGCCGAACGCTTTGCGACGGCATCCCGAAACGGTGGCTTGCATGTATCCCAGACCCTGAGTTTCGGGCTGGATTACGCCAGAACGTTACGGCTTTGGCACGCCGCCTTCGAATCGCAGATCGACGCCGTGCGCGCACAGGGCTTCGACGATACGTTCATCCGGACCTGGCGCCTGTACCTCCAATACTGCGAGGCGGCGTTCGAAGAGCGGCGCATCGACGTCAGGCATTTCGTCGTGACCCTCCCGGTGTGA